DNA from Brassica napus cultivar Da-Ae chromosome C4, Da-Ae, whole genome shotgun sequence:
CCGACTTCATCTTTTCCACCTGCAAATTCCGCTGCCGTTTCTTTTCTTCAGCCTCACGAATCTGTTGCAGTTGCTCGGTTTTCCGTGCAGCTTTCTTCTCTTGCTCCCGCACAATAGCACCAATTTGCTCCGCTTCAAGATACCGCGAGACATAATCAAATTCCTGGGAGGAAAACATGTAGGACTGAAGAGATACTAACATAAATATGATGATCTCAACGAGAGCAGATCTTGCAGTGATTCGAAACCCGTAGTCATACTTGTAAAATCCAATCACCTCGTAAATATAATCAACCGTTTCACACTTCCCATCATTGAAGTTTCCAACAAATGGAGACTGATATGCGAGAGAAAAGATGATGAGAACAAAATTGTACACCCGCAAAAACCTGAatattttgttcttcttcttcagtatTTCAAGTCGCATCCGGGCAAAAACAAGTGCGAATGCAAGATAGCCCAGGTGTAGAATGTCATACTCGAGAGTTCCTGTGATTAGAATCAGAATAAGCACAACATCCAACAGATGGACGTAACAATAAAGCCTCAGGTAATCAAGCACGGTCCACATGCTCTTTGTTTCGAAGGAGAGATCTCTCCAGACAAATGAGTTCTTTCTCTGAGACTTCATCTGATGATATGTCGATGACTCTGAGAAACTAGATATCTGATCAGCCCGAAGTTTAAAACAGGCAAGCATGAACACCACGAAATAGCTAATAAGGGTCCGGGGATCGTCAACTCTCACTCctgcaaagaaaaaaacatctcCATAGAATTTTCTTGGATATGTAAAATAAAGTTAATGCATAAAGAACAGTAAGTGCTTCAGAAAGTTTGAGGGGTCTTACCCAGCCAGCAGTCCCGGCAAAATTTTAAGTAGACAGCTGCAATACTCCAGCAATCATGGCAATGCACGCTAGTTTCACTTGGATCCTGATCTAAAGGCAATAAGTTATTCCACGTGGCAACGTATTCAATTGCTAGAATTGATGCAAACAGAAAAACAACGACAGGCCATAGTTTCTGAATTAGGCGTCTTCTCAAGAGGACACACGCAGCAAGCAGCGCAATATATACCAAGGAGATGGCATTCAGCAAAGCAAAACTTGCAAGAAGCAGCGCTATCATGTTTATCTCAAGGCCATAGAGGTTAAACATGTTCTCAATCCAAAActtcaagtaaatatttaaCAGATTCTTCTGCATTTCAAACCTCTCCTTCTTCAATGCCAGAATCCGCCTCTTGTTCCACTTGTGACTCTCTTTGATGCTTCCCCAGAAATGACCAAATGAAAATTTCTTACTACTGCCACTTTCGGAGCCTCCAGTCTTGGGATGCAAGAAACCAGCTGCCTGATTATCACGGGGAGAGAAGAAAGGCCATGAGTTACTAGTAGCCTCGCCTTGTTTAATTGATATAGAAGCATGATCTATGGAAGATGGGGTTTCACCATTAGAACTGGAAACACTTGCAGTTGTGTCTTCTGCAGAGACAAATAGGGGACAAGGCTCTTCATATTTTCCTTTCATAATAGTTAAACCAGGTGTCCTTTCTAGCCAACGAAATACATTGTACTGCAGAGTACAGGCAGCAACAACTAGCACTTTGCCTCGTAGACCCGATTCTATACCCCAAAATCCAGGTTCATATACTCGAAGGCCCAAGTAGAAAGACAACTCAGCATATCTTTGCCCAGGGAACATTTGAGCTTGCATGCCCCACAGTTGGAAAAGATACTCAGCAGACACGAGAAATCCAGTATAGATCAAAAATGATTTGGATGGTACTGAAGAGGACTTTGGGAAGGTTGTGCAGATGACAAGGCCGAGGAGATACACAAATCCAAACACACTGATTGGAGACAATGATGCATAAAATAATGCCGCGAACAAGATCTTCTGACCATGCCATACCAAAAACCTctcaagaaaaccaaaaactCCAGGATGAACCAAACTAGATTGACCTGGAATGTAATGTCCATTCTGCCTCCTTTCATAGCTGTAAAGTTGCATCACGATCAACACAGCAAGAGATTCCCATACATTATCCAGCAATGGTGCTTCGGAGTTGTAACCTAAATAAAAGTATAGATCAATATATCCAGATAACCAGAGCTGGAAGCTGACAAAGCTACTTAAGCAGTAGATAAACATAAACACCAAAACCGCATATGCTTTCAAAGGGAACCACAAGCGTCTCTTAGTTTCCTCAAACATTTGTCTTCCAGTAATCCAGAACAAGAGAAGGAAAATGTATCCAAACGATACATAATTGGGTTTCACCAGGTATACACTTATGAGAATAGTGATGAAGGCAATGTATGTTCCACATGATCGGTACATAGACAGAAACTTTTGCCCAATCGCACTCAGAAATGAAGCAATGTGTCTCtctgtaaagaaaaaaacagtgaTTCGTAAGCATAAATGAGAGAGTAGATACAGAACAGTTATGACGAACAACACAAATAACTAGAAGATTCTTGTCAAAGGTCACAGAATGTGCAACTTTTAGATTTCACAGAATAAAAAGTTACTCCTAGAGCTACCATGTAAAAATAACGGCACCAGAACTAAACTTAGAAGATAAGAAAGTCAATAAATTGGCAACTATTCCTTGACGTTGAAACCTAGTCCTAGAGCCACCATGTAAAAATAACGGCACCAAGAAGATATGATTCACAGTGCTAGAAAACATGAGGACCGGGAAAGTAAAAGGCTGATAAATGGTATGGCAAGGAAAACTAAATGCCGTGAATGCAGAATGCCAGAAAAAATCTGACAATGGAAGCAAGGTTCAGCAGTTGAGGTACAAAAATAAGAAGCAAATATGTCCCTTATCAAATGTTCACAGCAAAAGAGACAAGTAGGAAGCTTTATACCATAAGTAGTATTATCCTGGCTATAACTTGAAGATGGCGATGAGTAGACGGACAAGAGAACTGATTTGTTGAGACCAGCTTTCAATATGCTAAATCCAATTGGAGGGCTTGGTGTGTGTCGTACAATTGCTGAGAAGGAAAATAGCACCTCAAAACCATGATTATGGATAGCACAGAAGCAAGCAAGCAAGGCTATCTCCAAGAAGTCCCAAGAGCTTTCAGACCTAAGAAGACCTGCAATAGTACATACACGGAGTTATCAGTCAGAACTCTTCCTTACTCTTTCATCTAAGATGACCTAGCAGCTATCTTCGAAAAGAAACTGATGATATGTGAATATAgcctataatttaaaaaaaatacagaaagaGAAGCGTACCTAACTGAAACAGAATTTCCCTGCTCACAGAGCCTTGCCGCTTTAAGGAGTTCGACACAAGGTCGATCTCAAGAATGTAGAGAAGTGCAAAATGAACTTCGCATAGAAGAATCAGTGACTTGCGTATCTTTCTGTTGATGTTGTGGCTCAGCAGATACATAAGGAAGAATATCACTGAAAGATAAGTCCATCATAAAGCATCCATATTTATGAATccttgtgaaaaaaaaaattaggaggGGAACAAACATACCATACACTGCATGGACAAACCCAGGTTTCATGGCAATGAGGAAAATCAGTGCGAGCATAATAGCCCGTGAACATTTCCGCAATCCCCAAGCAATGGTTGCGACAACCAAAACCTTTGTTTCTTCATCAGCTGTAATTGAATATTATCTCAGCCGTTAAGAGCAGTTctcaaattgaaaaaaaaagaagaagaaatatgcAATTCCTACCTAAAATAAACACGGAATAAACTAGCCTACCAAAGAAAATAATACTCTTATGCTTTTTACCATAGATAAATATTCTCAATGATATAgttaaaatttctacaataCATATCTTGGATAGAGCTAACTCTTAAAATGTCTCGGATGTTTTCAGGCCACATGATCCAGAATGATAGGTTGATCGAGAAAGACAAACACACCCCTTTTTCTTCCAAAATTTAGAGGTCCTGACAAGTATGGTTTTGGAAGACACCAGATAACTTTGCAGAAGCATATGTGAGGCTGTTACCTTCAGCATAAGATCTGTCATTGGAAGATCTGGAGCTCTCTTCAGACAGGTAGAGAAAAACAGAGTTGTTCACAAGATTACCCAACGCAACCAACATTCCCAAACCAAATTGTGCAAGCAAAAAGAATCCAGGTATAGTGTAATGCCAAAGTCCCACCATCTCCCAAATTTTCATGTCCTGTATATTTACAGCACATAGCGAAGATATAACCCTTCCAACCTTGGTATTCTtgcaaaataattgaaatttgcacatagataatatattacctTTCCAGCCTTAGTGTTCAGAAAAGAAAATGCTACATTGAATATGTACGTACTGACAGCCCATAAGAGTATAAATACAAGCAGAAGGCCGTTTAATCTGTGCAAGCGGAACAACGATGGGAAGGCATAGATAATGTAACCAACATATGCAAGGAGGCCAAAAGCACACAAGCTCGCAAAATGAAAACTCCAGAACGAAAGAGCAAACAGAGAGACCTGGCAAtcatggaaacaaaaaaaaggtgtGTGAGTTTCTGGACACAATACGTTGCTTGAGCTTACACATACACTTTGATACCAGAAGACAAATATATACCAGGAAACCATATGTGAAGAAATTGATACTGAAGGTCTTAAACACAGCTCCCCTCAGTAAAACATTGGTGTGCCTAACACCGGCCCTGAAAATTTGGAATTATACATTAGTCAGCTTAACTATCATACAGTCACATGACTGATCTTTGTAACGCCCATCCAACAGAACATTTATTAGAATTTGTGAACTAGCTGTAATCTGTATtgatttcttaaataaaaagtttCCAGATTTTGCAGTTGCCACCCCGTCCGATAACCAAAGAGTTTCAGCGTTTCAGAGAAAATTTCATATAGATCAAATTTGTCCCACTAAATATAGTAATTGTTTATACCAACTTCTCAATTTTCAACTAAACCCCTTACATATCGTAGAGATCACCAGAAAATTACATGAGTCTTCATTAACCCATAGCCACGTATTATAGTTCTACGAACCGAAGAGACGAGAGTGTCTACCAATATACGACCATAAAAAACGAGTCAAATCATGTGAGCCTATTCAACcaagcttttctttttttcgctTCAGTCATAAAGACATAAACTCATGAATATAAGTAACAAATACAACTTCCTTTATACGCTGAAATGCTGTGTCAAACACCACAACAGTTCTTAGTATAAAGAgacagaacaaaaaaatatacagcATACCTTGATTCTCGAATAAAAAACGAATATTTTGGAGGAAGAAGACGCTCTGCCAAGTTATTTTCACTCGTCGACATGATAAAATCCATATCCTCGAGGTCTGACCTTATATAGGATAGCTGCAATTGCAGAAAGACAGGCATGTCAAAGTATTGCAGATATACAGATAAAATAGTGTGGAAACTCGTTAACAAATCAAGATGGGTATGTCAattaaatagaagaaaaaaactatacTAGTTGTTGGTGTTCGTACACATACAAACAGTTGTTAAGAAACAGTTCATTAATTATCTGGTTGggtaaaataagtttttttaattgaaaacataCGTGACTATCAGTTTCGAAACTTGTGCGAGAGCAAGCAATACCAATCGTAGAAGGAAAAAACATACCATGGTGTAAAAAAGCAAAAGGAAAAGACCAGAACAAATATCAGTGCCTTCTGTTTCCGCAGAGATTCTGAATAGACCTATAAAGCTTGCTATCCATCGAATCATATCGGAGAAGTTTATTGGTAGTTGATAGAGGTAAAGTAGGACAATGTTGAATGCTGCGTAGATATAAAGAACTCTCCACCACcttaacaatacaaaaaaaaaacacaacaacaaaaaacgagTGCAGGTCAGAGAAGCAGGGTTGGGTAGCGCTAACTAAGCATAAGCATCAATAATTTTATCGACCTGAAAAGTCCTGAAACGTTGCTTGTCAAGGACCAGTCCACAAGACCAGCACAGCTGCCAACAAAAAATGGCAAAGAGACCCAAGAAGGATTGCAAATTCCCAGTGCCAATTGAACAGCTGGTAACAACAAGCAGGAGGCAACCCTAAGATGACTTCCTGAGTCATAAATGAATGATACAGTGTCAAACTAGAAAGAGAAATGGCAGACCATATAGAAGTGCATGTTATGAGAAGAAAAAGGGAAGTAACAGCAGTAACTATTTGGAGAAgttgtaatattaataacaaaccTAGCTGCTCGAAAAGCTCTGAAAAGCGAGACCATGGCCACCGAACGAAGCCGAATCTAGAACTGTATATGTCAGCTAAAGCAACTAGCGATGCTAGAAGTTGTAAAGCCAAGAAATACAGAACAGTGGGGTTTCTCCAGGACTTTAATCTGAGAAATAAGAGAGTATCAACTAAGAAGTCAAGGCAATAAGATGAATAGACGAACTCTTACATGATAAAGCCAATAACACTCATCCAGGCAGAATCTGATGTATCCCAGTGTTGACCAACAGTAGCCCAAAGGACAAGGTACAGCGCTTGTGCAACAAGTACCGCAAAGGAAAAGATGAAAATGGGCCATAATAGCCAATGCCTCCTCCGAAAACGGTATCCTgacaaaaaaaagcaaaacattTGATGTCAGCTAAAgccatataattatattataatgagAGAGAGATATAAAGGAAAATAGAAGATAGATAGTGTTACCAATTTCAGGTGCAATATAGTGAAGGAGGAGAAAAGCTATCAAATCAAAGAATGATATGAGACTCCAGTTAATAAGTGAAGctgtggagagagagagaaatcatTAGGAAAAGAAACGAGAGCTGAGAGATAACTACTGTGTGAACCTTACAGCTAGAGAGCCTAGAGGTGAATTATTAGAAGAAGAATCAATGTTCCAAACTCAAGGTAGGGATAGGGAGGCAGTAGCATAGACTTAAAGGAATGGTACCTGCGAGAAGAAGCGAAGGCAAGAAGAAGCCGAGGAGAAAACTCGccatgagaaga
Protein-coding regions in this window:
- the LOC106436150 gene encoding piezo-type mechanosensitive ion channel homolog, with amino-acid sequence MASFLLGFFLPSLLLAASLINWSLISFFDLIAFLLLHYIAPEIGYRFRRRHWLLWPIFIFSFAVLVAQALYLVLWATVGQHWDTSDSAWMSVIGFIILKSWRNPTVLYFLALQLLASLVALADIYSSRFGFVRWPWSRFSELFEQLGSHLRVASCLLLPAVQLALGICNPSWVSLPFFVGSCAGLVDWSLTSNVSGLFRWWRVLYIYAAFNIVLLYLYQLPINFSDMIRWIASFIGLFRISAETEGTDICSGLFLLLFYTMLSYIRSDLEDMDFIMSTSENNLAERLLPPKYSFFIRESRAGVRHTNVLLRGAVFKTFSINFFTYGFLVSLFALSFWSFHFASLCAFGLLAYVGYIIYAFPSLFRLHRLNGLLLVFILLWAVSTYIFNVAFSFLNTKAGKDMKIWEMVGLWHYTIPGFFLLAQFGLGMLVALGNLVNNSVFLYLSEESSRSSNDRSYAEADEETKVLVVATIAWGLRKCSRAIMLALIFLIAMKPGFVHAVYVIFFLMYLLSHNINRKIRKSLILLCEVHFALLYILEIDLVSNSLKRQGSVSREILFQLGLLRSESSWDFLEIALLACFCAIHNHGFEVLFSFSAIVRHTPSPPIGFSILKAGLNKSVLLSVYSSPSSSYSQDNTTYERHIASFLSAIGQKFLSMYRSCGTYIAFITILISVYLVKPNYVSFGYIFLLLFWITGRQMFEETKRRLWFPLKAYAVLVFMFIYCLSSFVSFQLWLSGYIDLYFYLGYNSEAPLLDNVWESLAVLIVMQLYSYERRQNGHYIPGQSSLVHPGVFGFLERFLVWHGQKILFAALFYASLSPISVFGFVYLLGLVICTTFPKSSSVPSKSFLIYTGFLVSAEYLFQLWGMQAQMFPGQRYAELSFYLGLRVYEPGFWGIESGLRGKVLVVAACTLQYNVFRWLERTPGLTIMKGKYEEPCPLFVSAEDTTASVSSSNGETPSSIDHASISIKQGEATSNSWPFFSPRDNQAAGFLHPKTGGSESGSSKKFSFGHFWGSIKESHKWNKRRILALKKERFEMQKNLLNIYLKFWIENMFNLYGLEINMIALLLASFALLNAISLVYIALLAACVLLRRRLIQKLWPVVVFLFASILAIEYVATWNNLLPLDQDPSETSVHCHDCWSIAAVYLKFCRDCWLGVRVDDPRTLISYFVVFMLACFKLRADQISSFSESSTYHQMKSQRKNSFVWRDLSFETKSMWTVLDYLRLYCYVHLLDVVLILILITGTLEYDILHLGYLAFALVFARMRLEILKKKNKIFRFLRVYNFVLIIFSLAYQSPFVGNFNDGKCETVDYIYEVIGFYKYDYGFRITARSALVEIIIFMLVSLQSYMFSSQEFDYVSRYLEAEQIGAIVREQEKKAARKTEQLQQIREAEEKKRQRNLQVEKMKSEMLNLRVQLHRMNSDSNFGFASPRTEGLRRRSSYLIPDSGAASPEIDGVVHRKEGQPIDEDPHYPFEAHELPMSATPEAPDSPECSFGASPCEITEIQHNTDVMSTEREIKDKSEGKDNPLISAVQLIGDGVSQVQFIGNQAVNNLANFLNISPENSDINEQSSVDDEVYDEMESQNRIHKPFERSTSLQSDRSSDGTSFQIGRILRHIWSRMQSNNDIVCYCCFIIAFLWNFSLLSMVYLAALFLYALCVHTGPTHIFWVVMLMYTEIYILLQYLYQIIIQHCGLSIDAPLLQELGFPTQRIKSSFVVSSLPLFLVYISTLIQSVITVKDGDWVPSADFASRRNARGSQKDLTRINWSLRVWDVYKKLRDGVKLVIRSMYRYWISLTRGAESPPYFVQVTMDVHMWPEDGIQPERVECRMNQLLRLVHNERCEKGNPDLCPYSSRVHVQSIERSTETPNEALVVLEVEYASPTNGCSTAEWYKSLTPASDVAKEIRKAQHSGLGEGTGFPYPILSVIGGGKRETDLYAYIFGADLMVFFLVAIFYRSVIKNKSEFIDVYQLVDQFPFDFVIILMVIFFLIVVDRVIYLCSFATGKVVYYLFSLILFTYAVTEYAWSIYPTQQHAAGLALRFIFLAKAMSLALQAIQIRYGLPHKSTLYRQFLTSEVSRINYYGYRLYRALPFLYELRCVLDWSCTATSLTMYDWLKLEDVNASLYLVKCDTVLNRATHKHGERQTKMTKCCNGICLFFILLCVIWAPMLMYSSGNPTNIANPIKDASVQIDIKTAGGKLTLYQTTLCERISGDNIDLGLDLRSQSFLPTYNKNDIQLISCQSDASVLWLVPDTVVTRFIQSLDWDTDMDITFSWLLNRDRPKGKETVKYERSVDPQDLPKRSEVQMVLNGSMDGFRVHNLYPKFFRVTGSGDVRSFEDQKDEVSADILMNHADTKWWWSFHNLKASENISACEGMNGPVAIIMSEETPPQGFLGDTLSKFSIWGLYITFVLAVGRFIRLQCSDLRMRIPYENLPSCDRLIAICEDLYAARAEGELGVEEVLYWTLVKIYRSPHMLLEYTKLDYDA